In Sphingobium amiense, a genomic segment contains:
- the fsa gene encoding fructose-6-phosphate aldolase: MKFFVDTADIAEIRDLESTGLLDGVTTNPTLIHKSGRKFLEVIEEICGVVDGPVSAEVVALDHETMMKEAEILRKIADNVCIKVPLTIDGLKTCKALTGEGTKVNVTLCFSANQALLAAKAGATFISPFVGRHDDNGFDGLALIEDIRLIYDNYSFTTEILAASLRHPIHVLDCAKIGADVITAPPAVIRMLSKHVLTDKGLEGFAADWAKTGQTIL; this comes from the coding sequence ATGAAATTCTTCGTCGACACCGCCGACATCGCCGAAATCCGCGATCTGGAATCCACCGGCCTGCTCGATGGCGTCACAACCAACCCGACCCTCATCCACAAGTCGGGCCGCAAGTTCCTCGAAGTGATCGAGGAAATCTGCGGCGTGGTGGACGGCCCCGTCTCCGCCGAAGTCGTCGCCCTCGATCATGAGACGATGATGAAGGAAGCCGAAATCTTGCGGAAGATCGCGGACAATGTCTGCATCAAGGTCCCGCTCACCATCGACGGTCTCAAGACCTGCAAGGCGCTGACCGGAGAGGGCACGAAGGTCAACGTCACCCTCTGCTTCTCCGCCAATCAGGCGCTGCTGGCGGCGAAGGCGGGCGCGACCTTCATCTCGCCCTTCGTCGGCCGCCATGACGACAACGGCTTCGACGGCCTCGCCCTCATCGAAGACATCCGCCTCATCTACGACAATTACAGCTTCACGACCGAAATCCTCGCCGCCTCGCTGCGCCACCCCATCCACGTCCTCGACTGCGCGAAGATCGGCGCGGACGTCATCACCGCGCCCCCGGCGGTCATCCGCATGCTGTCGAAGCACGTCCTGACCGACAAGGGTCTCGAAGGCTTCGCCGCCGACTGGGCGAAGACCGGCCAGACGATTCTCTGA
- a CDS encoding primosomal protein N', with the protein MSRARVLLLNAALGPLDYRVPHGMRVEPGSIVVAPLGPRQLIGVVWEENSFPQVETVGDNRLRNLLEVVDAPPIPEPLRRLIEWTADYYLSPPAAVLRMALSSMSALEGARTVIEYKATGAVPERMTEQRAQALERIGERQGLIRELAMIGGVSDAVIRGLVRQDIFEAVEVSVDTPFPTPDPDHAPPALSEAQAAAAGQMADAVRSGDFAPFLLDGVTGSGKTEVYFEAIAAAIRAGRQVLVLLPEIALTEPFLERFEKRFGTIPVNWHSGLRQSERRRAWRAIASGQAQVMVGARSALFLPYPKLGLIVVDEAHEASFKQEDGVHYHARDVAVMRGLIEKFPVILASATPAIETRHQVELGRYAEIRLPSRYGGAEMPDIHGINLLTDPPERGRWIAPELVKAIDETRAKGEQSLLFLNRRGYAPLTLCRHCGYRFQCPNCTAWMVEHRLTHRLACHHCGHVTPAPRHCPECKEEDSLVACGPGVERIADEVKALWPDARTAIVTSDTLWSPAKVADFVKSVEAGDIDIIVGTQLVTKGYHFPNLTLVGVIDADLGLEGGDLRAAERTFQQIVQVAGRAGRGQKPGRVFIQTRMPESEVIKALIDGDTERFYEVETENRRRANAPPFGRFAAIIVSSEDADEAAQTARLIGKSAPAIEGMRVYGPAPAPLAVLRGRHRHRLLIHASRQVDVQGAIREWLGNIAWKSGTRVAVDVDPYSFM; encoded by the coding sequence ATGTCCCGCGCCCGTGTCCTCCTGCTGAACGCTGCCCTCGGTCCCCTCGACTATCGCGTGCCCCACGGGATGCGCGTGGAGCCGGGCAGCATCGTCGTCGCGCCGCTGGGTCCGCGCCAGTTGATCGGCGTGGTGTGGGAGGAGAACAGCTTCCCGCAGGTCGAGACGGTGGGCGACAACCGGCTGCGCAACCTGCTGGAGGTGGTGGACGCGCCGCCGATTCCGGAACCGCTGCGGCGGCTGATCGAATGGACGGCGGACTATTATCTCTCGCCGCCCGCCGCCGTGCTGCGGATGGCGCTTTCGTCCATGTCCGCGCTGGAGGGCGCGCGGACGGTCATCGAGTATAAGGCGACCGGCGCGGTGCCCGAGCGCATGACCGAGCAGCGGGCGCAGGCGCTGGAGCGGATCGGCGAGCGGCAGGGGCTGATCCGTGAGCTGGCGATGATCGGCGGAGTGAGCGACGCGGTGATCCGCGGCCTCGTCAGGCAGGACATCTTCGAGGCGGTGGAGGTGAGCGTGGATACGCCCTTTCCCACGCCCGATCCGGACCATGCGCCGCCCGCCCTGTCGGAGGCGCAGGCGGCGGCGGCGGGGCAGATGGCAGATGCGGTGCGGAGCGGGGACTTCGCGCCCTTCCTGCTCGACGGCGTCACCGGGTCGGGCAAGACGGAAGTCTATTTCGAGGCGATTGCAGCGGCGATCCGCGCGGGGCGGCAGGTGCTGGTGCTGCTGCCCGAGATCGCGCTGACGGAGCCTTTCCTCGAACGGTTCGAGAAGCGTTTCGGCACGATTCCCGTCAACTGGCACAGCGGCCTTCGGCAGAGCGAGCGGCGGCGGGCGTGGCGCGCCATCGCGAGCGGGCAGGCGCAGGTGATGGTAGGCGCGCGCTCGGCGCTGTTCCTGCCCTATCCGAAGCTCGGCCTCATCGTCGTGGACGAGGCGCATGAGGCGAGCTTCAAGCAGGAGGATGGCGTTCACTATCACGCGCGCGACGTGGCGGTGATGCGCGGCCTGATCGAGAAATTCCCCGTCATCCTCGCGTCCGCCACCCCCGCCATCGAGACGCGGCATCAGGTGGAGCTGGGCCGCTATGCGGAGATCAGGCTGCCGTCGCGCTATGGCGGGGCGGAGATGCCGGACATTCACGGCATCAACCTGCTGACCGACCCGCCCGAGCGGGGCCGCTGGATCGCGCCCGAACTGGTCAAGGCCATCGACGAGACGCGGGCGAAGGGGGAACAGAGCCTCCTCTTCCTTAACCGGCGCGGCTATGCGCCGCTGACCTTGTGCCGCCATTGCGGCTATCGCTTCCAGTGCCCCAATTGCACAGCGTGGATGGTCGAGCATCGGCTGACCCACCGGCTCGCCTGCCATCATTGCGGGCATGTGACGCCAGCGCCCCGCCATTGCCCGGAATGCAAGGAGGAGGATTCGCTGGTGGCCTGCGGCCCCGGCGTCGAGCGGATCGCGGACGAGGTGAAGGCGCTGTGGCCCGACGCGCGCACCGCCATCGTCACCTCCGATACGCTCTGGTCGCCGGCAAAAGTCGCGGATTTCGTGAAGTCGGTGGAAGCGGGCGATATCGACATCATCGTCGGCACGCAGCTCGTCACCAAGGGCTATCATTTCCCGAACCTGACGCTGGTGGGCGTGATCGACGCCGATCTGGGGCTGGAGGGCGGCGACCTGCGCGCGGCGGAGCGCACATTCCAGCAGATCGTGCAGGTGGCGGGGCGCGCCGGGCGGGGGCAGAAGCCGGGCCGCGTCTTCATCCAGACGCGGATGCCCGAGAGCGAGGTCATCAAGGCGCTGATCGACGGGGATACCGAGAGATTCTACGAGGTCGAGACGGAGAACAGGCGACGCGCGAACGCCCCGCCCTTCGGCCGGTTCGCCGCGATCATCGTGTCGAGCGAGGATGCGGACGAGGCCGCGCAGACCGCGCGCCTGATCGGCAAGTCCGCGCCGGCGATCGAGGGGATGCGGGTCTACGGCCCCGCCCCTGCTCCGCTGGCGGTGCTGCGGGGGCGGCACCGGCATAGGCTGCTGATCCACGCCAGCCGACAGGTCGACGTGCAGGGCGCGATCCGGGAATGGCTGGGCAATATCGCCTGGAAATCGGGCACGCGGGTGGCGGTGGACGTCGATCCCTACAGCTTCATGTGA
- a CDS encoding DUF1289 domain-containing protein produces MGSPVPSPCRDLCALDAARQTCTGCGRTMDEIARWSGMTDAERTAIMARVRGFRPR; encoded by the coding sequence ATGGGAAGCCCCGTTCCCAGCCCCTGCCGCGACCTCTGTGCGCTCGACGCGGCGCGGCAGACCTGCACCGGCTGCGGCCGCACGATGGACGAAATCGCGCGCTGGAGCGGCATGACCGACGCCGAACGCACGGCGATCATGGCGCGGGTGCGGGGTTTCAGGCCGCGCTGA
- the pstB gene encoding phosphate ABC transporter ATP-binding protein PstB, whose amino-acid sequence MTEEQKALAPADPKMTARDVKVFYGTKQAIKGVSIDVDMDNVTAFIGPSGCGKSTFLRTLNRMNDTVASARVEGTITLDGDDIYAPSMDVVQLRARVGMVFQKPNPFPKSIYENIAYGPRIHGLAAGKADMDVIVEKSLRRAGLWEEVKDRLHDSGTALSGGQQQRLCIGRAIAVEPEVILMDEPCSALDPIATAKIEELIHELRGRYAIVIVTHNMQQAARVSQRTAFFHLGELVEYGVTSDIFTNPRQERTKDYITGRYG is encoded by the coding sequence ATGACCGAAGAACAGAAAGCCCTCGCCCCCGCCGACCCCAAGATGACGGCGCGCGACGTCAAGGTCTTCTACGGTACCAAGCAGGCGATCAAGGGCGTGTCCATCGACGTCGACATGGACAATGTGACCGCGTTCATCGGCCCGTCGGGCTGCGGCAAGTCGACCTTCCTGCGCACGCTCAACCGCATGAACGACACGGTCGCGTCGGCGCGCGTCGAAGGGACGATCACGCTGGACGGCGACGACATCTACGCGCCGTCGATGGACGTGGTGCAGCTTCGCGCGCGGGTGGGCATGGTGTTCCAGAAGCCCAATCCCTTCCCCAAGTCGATCTACGAAAATATCGCCTACGGCCCGCGCATCCACGGCCTTGCCGCCGGGAAGGCGGACATGGACGTGATCGTCGAAAAGTCGCTGCGCCGTGCGGGCCTCTGGGAAGAAGTGAAGGACCGCCTGCACGACAGCGGCACCGCGCTTTCGGGCGGGCAGCAGCAGCGGCTGTGCATCGGTCGCGCCATCGCGGTGGAACCCGAAGTCATCCTGATGGACGAACCCTGCTCCGCGCTCGACCCCATCGCGACCGCCAAGATCGAGGAACTGATCCACGAACTGCGCGGCCGCTACGCCATCGTGATCGTCACCCACAACATGCAGCAGGCGGCCCGCGTGTCGCAGCGCACGGCCTTTTTCCACCTGGGCGAACTGGTCGAATATGGCGTGACATCCGACATCTTCACCAACCCGCGTCAGGAGCGGACCAAGGATTATATCACCGGACGATACGGCTGA
- a CDS encoding GGDEF domain-containing protein translates to MSRHWHEQFSAPAQGHDVDLLARETAAQCYGAMEAELARARRRFDATFHHAPVGMAHVGLDGSFLLVNPRFCAISGYDADTLIRTGFQQITHPDDLRADEALLTRLNAGELPRYSMEKRYIRADGAIIWVNLTVAMARDEAGEPDFYVAVIEDLSELRQASFEAIHDPLTGLLNRRGFASRARDRIGDTGASLPQCSLVFLDLDGFKQLNDREGHGAGDACLVEVARLLRAPSGESDLIARLGGDEFVLLMLDEDADGALHRAQRLCTALAGCGRGITGSIGLAVAEAGESGLDSLIARADTAMLTAKRAGKNQVRVAVSAPA, encoded by the coding sequence ATGAGCAGGCATTGGCACGAGCAGTTTTCCGCGCCCGCGCAGGGGCATGACGTCGATCTACTGGCGCGCGAGACCGCCGCTCAATGCTACGGGGCGATGGAGGCGGAACTGGCCCGCGCCCGCCGCCGGTTCGACGCCACCTTTCACCATGCGCCGGTCGGCATGGCGCATGTCGGGCTGGACGGCAGCTTCCTGCTGGTCAACCCGCGCTTCTGCGCCATCAGCGGCTATGATGCCGACACGCTGATCCGCACCGGCTTCCAGCAGATCACCCATCCCGACGATCTGCGCGCGGACGAAGCGTTGCTCACGCGGCTGAACGCTGGCGAACTGCCGCGCTATTCGATGGAAAAACGATATATCCGCGCAGACGGAGCGATCATCTGGGTCAATCTGACCGTCGCCATGGCGCGGGACGAGGCAGGCGAACCGGATTTCTATGTCGCGGTGATCGAGGATCTGTCCGAACTGCGGCAGGCGAGTTTCGAGGCGATCCACGATCCGCTGACGGGTCTGCTCAACCGGCGCGGCTTTGCCTCGCGCGCGCGGGACCGGATCGGCGATACGGGAGCCTCGCTCCCGCAATGCTCGCTTGTCTTCCTCGATCTGGACGGGTTCAAACAGCTCAACGACCGCGAAGGCCATGGCGCAGGCGACGCCTGTCTGGTCGAGGTGGCCCGGCTTCTGCGCGCACCGTCGGGCGAAAGCGACCTGATCGCGCGGCTGGGCGGCGACGAGTTCGTGCTGCTGATGCTGGATGAGGACGCTGACGGCGCGCTGCACCGGGCGCAGCGGCTCTGCACTGCGCTTGCCGGCTGCGGCAGGGGCATCACCGGCAGCATCGGCCTCGCCGTTGCGGAGGCAGGCGAGTCCGGGCTGGACAGCCTGATCGCGCGGGCCGACACGGCAATGCTGACCGCCAAGCGCGCGGGAAAAAATCAGGTCCGCGTCGCCGTCTCCGCTCCGGCATAG
- the phoB gene encoding phosphate regulon transcriptional regulator PhoB, producing the protein MARARMLLVEDDAALAELLIWHFKREDFEVAHTVDGEEALLMAQESTPDIVLLDWMVESLSGIEVCRRLRRMSGTANVPIIMLTARGEEEDRVRGLETGADDYVTKPFSPRELVARVGAVLRRVRPALAGETLTFADVEMDTVGHKVRRSGQVIPLGPTEFRLLKHFLEHPGWVFSRERLLDSVWGQDSDIELRTVDVHIRRLRKAINGDGRYQDIIRTVRSAGYALDTDGAG; encoded by the coding sequence ATGGCACGGGCCAGAATGCTGCTGGTGGAGGATGACGCGGCGCTCGCCGAACTGCTCATCTGGCATTTCAAGCGCGAGGATTTCGAGGTCGCGCATACCGTCGATGGCGAGGAAGCGCTGCTGATGGCGCAGGAGAGCACGCCCGACATCGTGCTGCTCGACTGGATGGTCGAAAGCCTGTCGGGGATCGAAGTGTGCCGCCGCCTGCGCCGGATGAGCGGCACCGCCAATGTGCCCATCATCATGCTGACCGCGCGCGGCGAGGAAGAGGATCGCGTGCGCGGCCTCGAAACCGGGGCGGACGATTATGTGACCAAGCCCTTCTCGCCCCGCGAACTGGTGGCGCGGGTGGGCGCGGTGCTGCGCCGGGTGCGTCCGGCGCTGGCCGGGGAGACGCTGACCTTCGCCGATGTCGAAATGGACACGGTGGGGCACAAGGTCCGCCGCAGCGGTCAGGTGATCCCGCTCGGCCCGACGGAGTTCCGGCTGCTCAAGCATTTTCTGGAGCATCCCGGCTGGGTCTTCTCGCGCGAGCGGCTGCTCGACAGCGTGTGGGGGCAGGACAGCGACATCGAACTGCGCACGGTGGACGTGCATATCCGCCGCCTCCGCAAGGCGATCAACGGCGATGGCCGCTATCAGGACATCATCCGCACGGTCCGGTCGGCGGGCTATGCGCTCGACACCGACGGAGCGGGCTGA
- the truA gene encoding tRNA pseudouridine(38-40) synthase TruA produces MTRFAFTVEYDGRPFMGWQRQAHGASVQQTVEDAIHQVTGERVAVHAAGRTDAGVHGLGMRAHADVEKPIAPFRLMEALNAVMRPAPVAILDCVEVPGDWHARFSCIGRSYVYRIANRRAPLTFEEGLVWRVIQPLDAQAMHAAAQVLVGRHDFTTFRSAHCQSDSPVKTLDRLDVERDGDRIAIYAAARSFLHHQVRSMVGCLAMVGMGRWSADDLRAALEARDRAALGLNAPPDGLYFVRAAYAGAETATRT; encoded by the coding sequence ATGACCCGTTTCGCCTTCACCGTCGAATATGATGGCCGCCCCTTCATGGGGTGGCAGCGGCAGGCGCACGGGGCCAGCGTCCAGCAGACCGTCGAGGACGCGATCCATCAGGTGACGGGCGAGCGGGTGGCGGTCCACGCAGCAGGGCGCACCGACGCAGGCGTCCATGGCCTTGGCATGCGCGCCCATGCCGATGTGGAAAAGCCGATCGCGCCGTTTCGCCTGATGGAAGCGCTCAACGCCGTGATGCGGCCCGCGCCGGTCGCGATCCTAGATTGCGTCGAGGTGCCGGGCGACTGGCATGCGCGATTTTCCTGCATCGGGCGATCCTATGTCTATCGCATCGCCAACCGCCGCGCGCCGCTGACCTTCGAGGAAGGGCTGGTATGGCGGGTGATCCAGCCGCTCGATGCGCAGGCGATGCACGCGGCGGCGCAGGTGCTGGTGGGGCGGCATGACTTCACCACATTCCGGTCGGCGCACTGCCAGTCGGACAGCCCGGTCAAGACGCTCGACCGGCTGGATGTGGAGCGTGACGGCGACCGCATTGCGATCTACGCGGCGGCGCGGTCCTTCCTCCACCATCAGGTGCGGTCGATGGTCGGCTGCCTCGCGATGGTGGGCATGGGGCGGTGGAGCGCGGACGATCTGCGCGCGGCGCTGGAGGCGCGGGACCGCGCGGCGCTGGGCCTCAACGCGCCGCCGGACGGGCTGTATTTCGTGCGCGCGGCCTATGCCGGAGCGGAGACGGCGACGCGGACCTGA
- the def gene encoding peptide deformylase — translation MAIRPILEAPDPRLRTISTPVETIDDDLQTLIDDMFDTMYDAPGIGLAAIQVGVPKRVLVMDLQEPESDEEGAPPVKKPMVFINPEILKGSEDLSVYNEGCLSVPDQFAEVERPAVIRASWMDREGRIHEEQLEGLLATCLQHEMDHLEGILFIDHLSRLKRDMLMKKLLKARKAA, via the coding sequence ATGGCAATCCGTCCCATTCTCGAAGCACCCGACCCGCGCCTGCGCACCATCTCGACCCCGGTCGAGACCATCGACGACGATCTGCAGACGCTGATCGACGACATGTTCGACACCATGTATGACGCGCCGGGCATCGGCCTTGCCGCGATCCAGGTCGGCGTGCCCAAGCGGGTGCTGGTGATGGATCTTCAGGAACCCGAGTCCGACGAAGAAGGCGCGCCACCGGTCAAGAAGCCGATGGTGTTCATCAACCCGGAAATCCTGAAAGGCTCCGAAGACCTCTCGGTCTATAACGAAGGCTGCCTGTCGGTCCCCGACCAGTTCGCCGAAGTGGAGCGTCCCGCCGTCATCCGCGCAAGCTGGATGGATCGCGAAGGCCGCATCCATGAGGAGCAGCTCGAAGGCCTGCTCGCCACCTGCCTCCAGCATGAGATGGATCATCTGGAGGGGATTCTCTTCATCGACCACCTCTCGCGCCTCAAACGCGACATGCTGATGAAGAAACTGCTCAAGGCGCGCAAAGCGGCCTGA
- a CDS encoding queuosine precursor transporter, whose protein sequence is MSDGTLQRIDAGALGERPLRYYDFFMGAFVTILLLSNLIGAAKLSSVGGFTFGAGILFFPLGYVLGDVLTEVYGYARARRCVWAGFAAMLFMAGMSWVVVALPPAEGWPDQKAYEAVFGSTWRIVFASVCAFWAGEFANSFVLSKMKILTQGKHLWMRTIGSTVVGQGVDSILFYPLAFYGQWTDAQVVTVMVTNWAMKVGWEALLTPVTYAVVGFVKRREGLDIYDEHTDFTPFRTRLS, encoded by the coding sequence ATGAGCGACGGGACATTGCAGCGGATCGACGCAGGCGCGCTGGGGGAACGGCCGCTGCGCTATTACGACTTTTTCATGGGCGCGTTCGTCACCATCCTGCTGCTCTCGAACCTGATCGGCGCGGCCAAGCTGTCGAGCGTGGGCGGCTTCACCTTTGGCGCCGGCATCCTCTTCTTTCCGCTGGGCTATGTGCTGGGCGACGTGCTCACTGAAGTCTATGGCTATGCCCGCGCGCGGCGCTGCGTCTGGGCGGGGTTCGCCGCTATGCTGTTCATGGCGGGGATGAGTTGGGTCGTGGTGGCCCTGCCGCCCGCCGAAGGCTGGCCCGACCAGAAAGCCTATGAAGCCGTGTTCGGCAGCACATGGCGCATCGTCTTCGCGTCGGTGTGCGCCTTCTGGGCGGGAGAGTTCGCCAACAGCTTCGTCCTCTCCAAGATGAAGATCCTGACGCAGGGAAAGCATCTCTGGATGCGCACCATCGGATCGACCGTGGTGGGGCAGGGGGTGGACAGCATCCTTTTCTACCCGCTCGCCTTCTACGGCCAGTGGACCGATGCGCAGGTCGTGACGGTGATGGTGACGAACTGGGCGATGAAGGTCGGCTGGGAAGCGCTGCTCACCCCCGTCACCTATGCCGTGGTCGGCTTCGTCAAGCGGCGCGAGGGGCTGGACATTTATGACGAGCACACCGACTTCACCCCGTTCCGCACCCGCCTCTCCTGA
- the fmt gene encoding methionyl-tRNA formyltransferase — protein MRIIYMGTPDFAVPALDALIGAGHEVVAAYSQPPRPAGRGKGLRPSPVHQRAEALGIEVRTPLSLKEADTQAAFATLDADVAVVAAYGLILPRAILVAPRNGCMNIHASLLPRWRGAAPIQRAILAGDNVTGVTIMDMEAGLDTGPMRAKHVTPVEDKTAGGLTAELAEAGADLMVEVLDDISLHPPMAQPQEGVTYAAKIDKAEARIDFAKGAHGVERQVRAFNPAPGAFFQYRGERFRILAAHVEHHGGEPGVLLDDSLLIGCGADAIRPTLIQRAGKGAMSAGELLRGYEMPAGSRVDP, from the coding sequence ATGCGGATAATCTATATGGGCACCCCCGATTTCGCCGTTCCGGCCCTCGATGCGCTGATCGGCGCGGGGCATGAGGTCGTCGCGGCCTACAGCCAGCCGCCGCGCCCGGCGGGCCGGGGCAAGGGCTTGCGCCCCTCCCCCGTGCATCAGCGGGCCGAAGCGCTGGGGATCGAAGTGCGCACGCCGCTGTCGCTGAAGGAGGCGGACACGCAGGCGGCATTCGCCACGCTCGACGCCGATGTGGCGGTGGTGGCGGCCTATGGGCTGATCCTGCCGCGCGCGATCCTCGTCGCGCCGCGCAATGGCTGCATGAACATCCACGCCTCGCTGCTGCCGCGCTGGCGGGGAGCAGCGCCGATCCAGCGGGCGATCCTGGCCGGGGACAATGTGACCGGGGTCACGATCATGGACATGGAAGCGGGCCTCGACACCGGACCGATGCGCGCCAAGCATGTGACGCCGGTGGAGGACAAGACGGCGGGCGGGCTGACCGCCGAACTGGCGGAAGCGGGCGCGGACCTGATGGTCGAGGTGCTGGACGATATTTCGCTGCATCCGCCGATGGCGCAGCCGCAGGAGGGCGTGACCTATGCCGCGAAGATCGACAAGGCCGAAGCGCGGATCGACTTTGCCAAGGGCGCGCATGGCGTCGAGCGGCAGGTGCGGGCGTTCAATCCCGCGCCGGGCGCTTTCTTCCAGTATCGCGGCGAGCGGTTCCGCATCCTTGCCGCCCATGTCGAGCATCATGGCGGGGAGCCGGGCGTGCTGCTGGACGACAGCCTGCTGATCGGCTGCGGCGCGGACGCCATTCGCCCGACGCTGATCCAGCGGGCGGGCAAGGGCGCGATGAGCGCGGGCGAACTGCTGCGCGGCTATGAGATGCCCGCGGGCAGCCGCGTCGATCCGTGA
- the phoU gene encoding phosphate signaling complex protein PhoU, with the protein MAEHTIKAFDEEIDTLRGLIAEMGGRAEAAIENAMVALLRQDRDLAAQVVADDKRIDAIEAEVEKLVIQVIALRAPMANDLRDVIAALKIVSVVERIGDYAKNIAKRVPLIATNSRTMEPVSLLPSMGQVAGEMVHDALNAFAARDPDLALAVVERDTVVDDFYNSVFRTLVTFMVENPKTISECAHLLFVAKNIERIGDHATNVAEMVYYAATGQTLPDRERRQDLQPEE; encoded by the coding sequence ATGGCTGAACATACGATCAAGGCTTTCGACGAGGAAATCGACACGCTGCGGGGGCTGATCGCCGAAATGGGCGGACGGGCCGAAGCGGCGATCGAGAATGCGATGGTGGCGCTGCTGCGGCAGGATCGCGACCTTGCCGCGCAGGTGGTCGCCGACGACAAGCGCATCGACGCCATCGAGGCGGAGGTCGAAAAGCTCGTCATTCAGGTCATCGCGCTGCGTGCGCCGATGGCCAACGACCTGCGCGACGTGATCGCGGCGCTCAAGATCGTGAGCGTGGTCGAGCGGATCGGCGACTATGCCAAAAATATCGCCAAGCGCGTGCCGCTGATCGCCACCAACAGCCGGACGATGGAGCCGGTGTCGCTGCTCCCGTCCATGGGGCAGGTCGCGGGCGAGATGGTGCACGACGCGCTCAACGCCTTCGCCGCGCGCGATCCCGATCTGGCGCTGGCGGTGGTCGAGCGCGACACCGTGGTGGACGATTTCTACAACAGCGTGTTCCGCACGCTCGTCACCTTCATGGTCGAAAATCCCAAGACGATCAGCGAGTGCGCGCATCTGCTGTTCGTCGCCAAGAATATCGAACGCATCGGCGACCATGCGACCAACGTCGCGGAGATGGTCTATTATGCCGCGACCGGCCAGACGCTGCCCGACCGCGAGCGCCGCCAAGATCTGCAGCCGGAGGAATAG
- the recR gene encoding recombination mediator RecR translates to MASPEIDALTQALSRLPGLGPRSARRAVLHLLKRRESAMEPLLRALEAVNERLVTCGICGNVDTVDPCGICADPRRDARALCVVEDVSDLWALDRSRLFPGRFHVLGGRLSALEGVRPEDLGIDALVARVEAGGIDEVVLAMNATLEGQTTAHYLAERLERFPIRLTQLAHGVPVGGELDYLDEGTLAQALRARRPMA, encoded by the coding sequence ATGGCTTCACCAGAAATCGACGCCCTCACGCAGGCGCTCTCCCGTCTGCCCGGCCTTGGCCCCCGCTCGGCGCGCCGCGCGGTGCTGCACCTCCTCAAACGCCGGGAAAGCGCGATGGAGCCGTTGCTGCGCGCGCTGGAGGCGGTGAACGAACGGCTTGTCACCTGCGGCATCTGCGGCAATGTCGACACCGTCGATCCCTGCGGCATCTGCGCCGATCCGCGCCGCGACGCCCGCGCGCTCTGTGTCGTGGAGGATGTGTCGGACCTCTGGGCGCTCGACCGCTCGCGCCTCTTCCCCGGCCGCTTTCATGTGCTGGGCGGGCGGCTTTCCGCGCTGGAAGGGGTGCGGCCAGAGGATTTGGGCATCGACGCTCTGGTTGCGCGGGTGGAGGCGGGCGGCATCGACGAGGTGGTGCTGGCGATGAACGCCACGCTGGAGGGGCAGACCACCGCCCATTATCTTGCCGAGCGGCTGGAGCGCTTCCCCATTCGCCTGACGCAGCTTGCCCATGGCGTGCCGGTCGGCGGCGAACTCGACTATCTCGACGAAGGCACGCTGGCGCAGGCGCTGCGCGCGCGCCGGCCGATGGCCTGA